Proteins encoded by one window of Channa argus isolate prfri chromosome 13, Channa argus male v1.0, whole genome shotgun sequence:
- the LOC137139015 gene encoding protein-L-isoaspartate O-methyltransferase domain-containing protein 2 isoform X1, translated as MFTSSSCVSDWIPPTTKGSAQGNAAKTENIIRMGGAVSAGEDNDDLIDNLKEAYYIRSDLVERAFRAIDRADYYLDEYRDNAYKDLAWRHGNIHLSAPCIYSEVMEALDLHPGLSFLNLGSGTGYLSTMVGLILGPLGVNHGIELHADVIEYAYQKLDFFIKTSDSFDKFEFCEPSFVVGNCLEIPPESRQYDRVYCGAGVQKEHEDYMRNLLKVGGILVMPLEEKLTKIARTGLNSWETKKIISVSFAPLVLPKHSTNGKPKTVPLPKYEVRTLQELARICIRHTLRVTTDGGDNQSRGRGSSFSVGRGLAVAGLHKYGHRFKRRRVHRRHCNALVLATRQVVASSGIGAASLDSNNNQGARAEDEEEAGEREVRRQMRGSRRVGRVGGGGGGGGGGGVVVEEEEMVEEEDEEEEQEEEDEEKETGELLRPQPAVNVLRERILGLPLPEPLKMYLLFYREK; from the exons ATGTTTACATCCAGCAGTTGTGTGTCTGACTGGATCCCTCCAACAACAAAAGGCTCAGCACAAGGAAACGCGGCTAAGACAGAGAATATCA TCAGAATGGGTGGAGCAGTGAGTGCCGGCGAGGACAACGATGACTTGATTGACAACCTGAAGGAGGCTTACTACATCCGCTCAGACCTGGTGGAGCGCGCTTTTCGAGCTATCGACCGGGCTGACTATTACCTGGATGAATACCGCGATAACGCCTACAAG gaCTTGGCTTGGCGGCATGGAAACATCCACCTGTCTGCTCCGTGTATCTACTCTGAGGTGATGGAGGCTTTGGATCTCCACCCTGGCCTCTCCTTCCTCAACCTCGGCAGTGGGACTGGTTACCTCAGCACCATGGTTGGCCTCATACTGG GACCGTTAGGAGTGAATCACGGCATAGAGTTGCACGCAGATGTGATTGAGTACGCCTACCAGAAGCTTGACTTCTTCATCAAGACCAGCGACAGCTTTGACAA GTTCGAGTTCTGTGAGCCGTCTTTTGTTGTGGGCAACTGCCTGGAGATTCCTCCAGAGAGCCGTCAGTATGACAGGGTTTACTGTGGGGCCGGCGTGCAGAAGGAGCATGAGGATTACATGAGGAACCTGCTCAAAGTGGGGGGCATCCTAGTGATGCCTCTGGAGGAAAAG ttgACCAAGATCGCCCGAACGGGTCTGAACAGCTGGGAAACCAAAAAGATCATCTCTGTGTCCTTTGCTCCCCTCGTGCTACCTAAACACAGCACAAATGGCAAACCCAAGACTGTCCCACTGC CAAAGTATGAAGTGCGGACGTTACAGGAGCTGGCTCGCATTTGCATCCGCCACACGCTCAGAGTGACCACGGACGGAGGAGACAATCAGTCACGTGGCCGAGGGTCCTCTTTCAGCGTGGGTAGAGGTCTGGCGGTGGCCGGGCTCCACAAGTACGGCCATCGCTTCAAACGCCGGCGCGTCCACCGGCGCCACTGCAATGCCCTCGTCTTGGCCACTCGTCAGGTGGTGGCCAGCAGCGGCATCGGCGCCGCTTCTCTGGACAGCAACAACAACCAGGGAGCGAGAgcggaggacgaggaggaggcaGGGGAGAGGGAGGTGAGGCGGCAGATGAGAGGGAGCAGGAGGGTGGGGAGAgtaggagggggagggggagggggaggcgGAGGAGGGGTTGttgtggaagaggaggagatggtGGAGGAAGAGGACGAAGAGGAGGAGCAAGAGGAAGAAGACGAGGAGAAGGAGACGGGGGAGCTGCTCCGACCCCAGCCGGCCGTGAACGTCCTGAGAGAGAGGATACTGGGCCTGCCGCTGCCCGAGCCGCTGAAGATGTACCTGCTGTTCTACAGAGAGAAATGA
- the LOC137139015 gene encoding protein-L-isoaspartate O-methyltransferase domain-containing protein 2 isoform X2 codes for MGGAVSAGEDNDDLIDNLKEAYYIRSDLVERAFRAIDRADYYLDEYRDNAYKDLAWRHGNIHLSAPCIYSEVMEALDLHPGLSFLNLGSGTGYLSTMVGLILGPLGVNHGIELHADVIEYAYQKLDFFIKTSDSFDKFEFCEPSFVVGNCLEIPPESRQYDRVYCGAGVQKEHEDYMRNLLKVGGILVMPLEEKLTKIARTGLNSWETKKIISVSFAPLVLPKHSTNGKPKTVPLPKYEVRTLQELARICIRHTLRVTTDGGDNQSRGRGSSFSVGRGLAVAGLHKYGHRFKRRRVHRRHCNALVLATRQVVASSGIGAASLDSNNNQGARAEDEEEAGEREVRRQMRGSRRVGRVGGGGGGGGGGGVVVEEEEMVEEEDEEEEQEEEDEEKETGELLRPQPAVNVLRERILGLPLPEPLKMYLLFYREK; via the exons ATGGGTGGAGCAGTGAGTGCCGGCGAGGACAACGATGACTTGATTGACAACCTGAAGGAGGCTTACTACATCCGCTCAGACCTGGTGGAGCGCGCTTTTCGAGCTATCGACCGGGCTGACTATTACCTGGATGAATACCGCGATAACGCCTACAAG gaCTTGGCTTGGCGGCATGGAAACATCCACCTGTCTGCTCCGTGTATCTACTCTGAGGTGATGGAGGCTTTGGATCTCCACCCTGGCCTCTCCTTCCTCAACCTCGGCAGTGGGACTGGTTACCTCAGCACCATGGTTGGCCTCATACTGG GACCGTTAGGAGTGAATCACGGCATAGAGTTGCACGCAGATGTGATTGAGTACGCCTACCAGAAGCTTGACTTCTTCATCAAGACCAGCGACAGCTTTGACAA GTTCGAGTTCTGTGAGCCGTCTTTTGTTGTGGGCAACTGCCTGGAGATTCCTCCAGAGAGCCGTCAGTATGACAGGGTTTACTGTGGGGCCGGCGTGCAGAAGGAGCATGAGGATTACATGAGGAACCTGCTCAAAGTGGGGGGCATCCTAGTGATGCCTCTGGAGGAAAAG ttgACCAAGATCGCCCGAACGGGTCTGAACAGCTGGGAAACCAAAAAGATCATCTCTGTGTCCTTTGCTCCCCTCGTGCTACCTAAACACAGCACAAATGGCAAACCCAAGACTGTCCCACTGC CAAAGTATGAAGTGCGGACGTTACAGGAGCTGGCTCGCATTTGCATCCGCCACACGCTCAGAGTGACCACGGACGGAGGAGACAATCAGTCACGTGGCCGAGGGTCCTCTTTCAGCGTGGGTAGAGGTCTGGCGGTGGCCGGGCTCCACAAGTACGGCCATCGCTTCAAACGCCGGCGCGTCCACCGGCGCCACTGCAATGCCCTCGTCTTGGCCACTCGTCAGGTGGTGGCCAGCAGCGGCATCGGCGCCGCTTCTCTGGACAGCAACAACAACCAGGGAGCGAGAgcggaggacgaggaggaggcaGGGGAGAGGGAGGTGAGGCGGCAGATGAGAGGGAGCAGGAGGGTGGGGAGAgtaggagggggagggggagggggaggcgGAGGAGGGGTTGttgtggaagaggaggagatggtGGAGGAAGAGGACGAAGAGGAGGAGCAAGAGGAAGAAGACGAGGAGAAGGAGACGGGGGAGCTGCTCCGACCCCAGCCGGCCGTGAACGTCCTGAGAGAGAGGATACTGGGCCTGCCGCTGCCCGAGCCGCTGAAGATGTACCTGCTGTTCTACAGAGAGAAATGA